Within Desulfolithobacter dissulfuricans, the genomic segment AGGCCGCCGCCATCCAGGCCAGGGCTGCAGCCCCATTGTCTCCCCAGGCTGAAGTGACAAGCTTGTGGATGTCCCGGACTTCAAGACCGGTTTCAGCGGGCTTGATGGCCTTTTCTGCGGCATGGGCCGGAGGTGTGGCAAAATCGCGAAAGCTGATTTTGTACAGGCCGCGTTTGTCCGGGAAGAGGAGCTTGCCGGCAGGATCGATGGCGAAATAACGGTAAACGTACCAGCCATTTTCCCGCTGATAGCCTGTCAAGGAGTACTGAAGCACCTCGGGGCCTTGCTGGAGGTGATGGTTGTCGCGATGGCGGTTGCCGCGTTGGCATTGGCTTCGAAGGCGACCTTGGCTCTTGTAAGGAAGAATTCCTTGAGGCCCCTCGGGGTGGCCAGGTCGCGCCCTGAGGCCGCTGTTTGGACAGGGCGGGATCCTTTGGGTTGGATCTCCAGGTGGTAGCGGTACTCTGGATTTTCCGGGTTGGACGTGTCCTTGCGATAGGAAACAACCTTCAGGGTAAACCTGCCGCATCGCTCTACAACGAGCCTGGCCTCGTCTCCACGTTTCTTTAAGAACGCAAAGTGGGTGCAACCATCGTGCACGAATATCCCCGGTGGATAGCCAAAGAACCCATGATAGATGGTGGCATACTCATGAGCCGAGCCGGCCAGGGCAAGCTGAGCATTGACCAGAAATCGCGGCAGGCTCTCCGAGAACCGCTTTTTCACATCTTCGGCTGGGCCGGAACAAAGAAGGTCGTTCCAATCCATACCCCTATCCGGCATGATGGGCTGCATGTCAGGATAAATATCTATCCATTTTTTGGTGGCCCTGGCTCCGGCCAAATCGTTATCAAAGGCTGGAACCAGCTTTTTGAAACGCGCAAGATCCAGTTTTTTCGGGTCCTGGCCGGCGGCAAGAACAGCGATGGCCTGGTGGCCAATCTCGACGAGGCTTAAGGCGTCAATAATTCCCTCGACAACATAGGTTGGGCTATACGGGTCGTACTCGATCCCTGGATGTTGCCAGAAAATGCCGCTGGTCGAGCCACTGTTGTGGGTTTTTCCCACTCCGGATGGCGGCGAGAGAAGGCGGCCGTTGGCAACGGTTTTCCCTTTCTCGTCTTTGCCGATCGGGAACATAACAGCGCCGGTGCCCGAATTCCTTACGTTCTTCTGGTAATAAAATTTCAGGCCTTTGAGCGCCTGCCTGATTCCTCTCGACTCAAGGTATGCTCTGGCCGGCCGCTGGGGATCCTGCCTGGTCGGCTTAAAGTGCTTCTCGATGTCTTTTCGGATATCCAGCAGATCGAGAGTCTTAGTCCTGGCGCCACAATGATTTAGGCGATTGCAGTTGATGCTATAGGGGGCAGATAGATAGGCCCATCCGACCCCGACGAAGCCACAGACCGAACAAGTAAGCCCTTGAATTGTGTTCCCGCTTATTCTCGTCTTCGGTGTCCAATACTCGGACTGTTTGAGCTCGGACAAGGTTATATCAGGCAAGTCCATCATTGGCCTCCCTCTTCCCGATGATCTTCGGTGGCCACTGGGTGCCGGTATAATTTTCAAGCTGAGTGTAGAGTTCGAGCCAGTCCGCGCCAGGGTGTTCTTTCTCTGCCTGCTCGCGGAGCATGCTCACCAGGAGGCTGACAGCATTTGCGGCCTTTTGAGCCTGGGCCGACAGATCTTCAAGGTCATGGTTATAGACCGCACGAATGTGGCAAGCGTGATGTGTAAGCAAGAGGCAGAGCAAGGGCAGGTCATGAGCTGCTTGAGAGTGTCTATCTTCCCCGAGTGTCAGTTGGTTATCTTTCATGAAGTTTCTCCATGCAGTATGGATGGATTATCGAGAGAATTTTGCTGAGGTCCTGAATTGTCCGAAGCAGGGTATCTGCGGCAGACACAGCCTTGCTCCCTGCGCCGTATGAGTCCAGCAGGTCGATTTGCAGTAGAACAACTCTCTGTTGCCAGTGGTCAAGGGCGATAACCAGGGCTTGGGCCTCGGCCTGGGTCAAACCGGTCTTCCTTTTTGTCCCGGCCATTTTTCTTCTTTCCTGGATATGCTGAAACTCTCTGGCCAACATCCCGGGAACACCCACCAGGAGTTCCGGGCAGGAAAAGTCAGGCTGCCCACTCCTGAAATAGAGTTTCCCGGCCCGGTCACGATCGTTCTGAAAGTCCGTCATGGCCTGGTTTTCGAGGATCTCTCGCAACGCCAGCACGGCCCGCTGAACTTTTGTTGTCATCAGGCAAAGCTTGTTCTTTCGAGGGTACCCCCGGTGGATGGCGTCGGATACCATCAGGCTCTGGTTGTACAACACCTGAAGCCCATGCCCGGCTCGATCATGCTGTTTCCAGGTAAAGCACTTCATTCAGCAGCCTCCTTTGCGCTCCTGGCTGCGGTTACTCGGGGGCGGCTCTCGATCCAGGTTTCAAGCTCGTCGGATCTCCAGGCCACCGATCTCTTGGACAAGCGAACAGGCTCTGGAAAGGTGCCTTCATGAATTCCCTGATAAATAGCTGATTTCTTCAGAGCAGTGATTCGTTCAACGTCCTTGATCTTGAGTAGGGTTACAGCAGTCATTCTTTTCTTCTCCGTAAAAGCTGAATTTGGCTTGATAGGCTCCGGAGCGCTCCGTGTTTGTTGCTGTCATTATTTGCCGCCGTTCAAACAAAAAAAAGGCGCAGTTTCAGTATTCATGAAACTGCGCCTTGTAAAGACTACTTTTATTGTAATTCTAAGTGGTTATCTGCTGAATAATTTTTCTGTTAATTGCGTTGAACCTGCTAAAATTGCGTAAAAGACATCACTTTCCCTTCATTTCGCCGGGCAATTGTTTATGGGTTTCCCTCCCAATTACGCCTGGTAGCCCGCGATCCACTGCCATCTTTTCAAGCTTGTCCCGGCTATATTTCTCCCATTCTACTTGTCCGTTCTCGCCCACTTTTGCTGCCTCCATCATTATTAAAATGCAAAATTTTAATGCTTCTGGAATTTTTTTTCTTAAGTTGTTCAGTGACTTTTTTTCACCTTTGGTTAAGTCACCGTCAGCTATGCAGTCAAAAACATCACCAAGGGAATCAAGTTTCTCTTTCTTTTCGTTATCTTCCTTGTTCGCAGCCAAATATTTTTCAAGGTCTTCTTTTTTGATATGGAGTCCTTTTGATACTGTGAAACGATATTTTAAAATCCCAAGAACATCTTTTTTTTGGGGGAACGGCTCTTCTGGGTGAGGCAGGTATTCCAGATCCTTTGGCGGTATGCACTTCCACTCGCCATGCCATTGAGCATATAGTTTAAGGTTCCCCTGTATCGCTTCTGCAATTATGATGTCTCTTGATATTTGATGAGTTTCCATCAGATTTTTGATCGGTATAAAATTTATA encodes:
- a CDS encoding toprim domain-containing protein — encoded protein: MMDLPDITLSELKQSEYWTPKTRISGNTIQGLTCSVCGFVGVGWAYLSAPYSINCNRLNHCGARTKTLDLLDIRKDIEKHFKPTRQDPQRPARAYLESRGIRQALKGLKFYYQKNVRNSGTGAVMFPIGKDEKGKTVANGRLLSPPSGVGKTHNSGSTSGIFWQHPGIEYDPYSPTYVVEGIIDALSLVEIGHQAIAVLAAGQDPKKLDLARFKKLVPAFDNDLAGARATKKWIDIYPDMQPIMPDRGMDWNDLLCSGPAEDVKKRFSESLPRFLVNAQLALAGSAHEYATIYHGFFGYPPGIFVHDGCTHFAFLKKRGDEARLVVERCGRFTLKVVSYRKDTSNPENPEYRYHLEIQPKGSRPVQTAASGRDLATPRGLKEFFLTRAKVAFEANANAATAIATTITSSKAPRCFSTP
- a CDS encoding helix-turn-helix transcriptional regulator; amino-acid sequence: MTAVTLLKIKDVERITALKKSAIYQGIHEGTFPEPVRLSKRSVAWRSDELETWIESRPRVTAARSAKEAAE